In Elusimicrobiota bacterium, a single genomic region encodes these proteins:
- the spoVG gene encoding septation regulator SpoVG: MEITEIRVHLRNEDKLKAFATVTFDNCFVVRNMKIIEGNKGLILCMPSRKLSDGSYKDIAHPINMEFRKLLEDKVMACYEAEIKKEAPSAKSCEPF, from the coding sequence TTGGAGATCACGGAAATCCGAGTTCATCTGCGCAACGAGGACAAGTTGAAGGCTTTCGCCACGGTGACCTTCGACAACTGCTTCGTCGTCAGGAATATGAAGATCATCGAGGGCAACAAGGGCCTTATTCTATGCATGCCTTCCCGCAAGCTTTCCGACGGCAGCTACAAGGACATAGCCCACCCCATCAACATGGAGTTCCGCAAGCTGCTGGAGGACAAAGTCATGGCCTGTTACGAGGCCGAGATCAAAAAAGAAGCTCCCTCGGCCAAATCATGCGAACCTTTCTGA
- the ispE gene encoding 4-(cytidine 5'-diphospho)-2-C-methyl-D-erythritol kinase — MKVQCPAKINLFLEVTGKRSDGYHRLATLFAKINLYDVLDLSIGPRPGIELTVEGDRNVTGGAVSAGPENLVWRAAQAFLRAFRVGRGVKIHLVKRIPVGAGLGGGSSDAAGTLLGLAKLFEIKLDARKKARLRALGARLGADVPFFLHPAPFCLGTGIGDRLKPIRVAGPLPYMVLVYPEVGISTAESYKALPKPSRCDVLTRLSHLDKLIGSLKRERPLQDWESLLFNRLEQAAVPALSHVERARRILSRLGARGVRMSGSGSSVFGFVSSHEEGARLLKRLQGYPWKVFLTCCNG; from the coding sequence ATGAAAGTCCAATGCCCCGCTAAGATCAATTTATTCCTCGAAGTGACGGGAAAGCGTTCAGACGGCTACCACCGCTTGGCCACGCTTTTCGCCAAGATCAACCTCTACGACGTGCTCGACCTCTCGATCGGGCCCAGGCCCGGCATCGAGCTCACCGTGGAGGGGGACCGTAACGTGACGGGCGGCGCGGTTTCGGCGGGTCCCGAGAACCTGGTCTGGCGGGCGGCCCAGGCTTTCCTGCGCGCCTTCCGGGTCGGCCGGGGGGTTAAAATCCATCTCGTCAAGCGCATCCCGGTCGGGGCCGGACTCGGGGGCGGTTCCTCGGACGCGGCCGGGACTCTTCTGGGCCTGGCCAAGCTCTTCGAGATCAAACTCGACGCGCGCAAGAAGGCCAGGCTCAGGGCCCTGGGCGCGCGCCTCGGGGCCGACGTTCCTTTTTTCCTCCATCCCGCCCCGTTTTGCCTGGGCACGGGAATCGGGGACCGTTTGAAGCCCATCCGGGTGGCGGGACCCCTTCCCTACATGGTCCTGGTCTACCCCGAAGTGGGGATTTCCACGGCCGAGTCCTATAAAGCTTTGCCCAAGCCCTCCCGTTGCGACGTGTTGACAAGGCTTTCCCATCTTGATAAACTCATCGGCAGTCTCAAGCGGGAAAGGCCTTTGCAAGACTGGGAATCCCTCCTGTTCAACCGTTTGGAACAGGCGGCGGTGCCGGCCTTGTCTCATGTGGAGAGGGCGCGGCGCATATTGAGCCGGCTCGGGGCCAGGGGGGTGAGGATGTCCGGCTCCGGGTCCTCGGTCTTTGGATTCGTCTCTTCCCATGAGGAGGGGGCCAGGCTGCTCAAGCGCCTGCAGGGTTATCCCTGGAAGGTTTTTCTTACCTGCTGTAATGGTTGA
- a CDS encoding ribose-phosphate pyrophosphokinase, translating into MKHNSAASLAAPSKTSRQLKIFSGNANRPLAEDIGRYLGAECGKAHVGRFADGEINVQIDENVRGFDCYVLQPTCRPVNENLMELLIMIDALRRASAGRITAVIPYFGYARADRKTAPRVPISSKLVANLITTSGANRVITMDLHASQIQGFFDIPVDHLFAAPVFLDYIRKKKLASLVIVSPDVGGVERARAFAKRLNAHLVIIDKRRPRPNEASVYNIIGNVKGKNCVILDDMVDTGGTLTKVAGKIREAGALKVYAACVHGVLSGAARDLVEQSALEEMILTDSIPVHHLEGGKIKVLSIASLMGEAILRNHQGKSISALFV; encoded by the coding sequence ATGAAGCACAACTCCGCGGCAAGCCTCGCCGCGCCTAGCAAGACCTCCCGGCAGCTTAAGATTTTCTCCGGCAACGCCAACCGCCCCTTGGCCGAGGATATCGGCCGCTACTTGGGTGCTGAGTGCGGCAAAGCCCACGTGGGTCGTTTCGCCGATGGGGAGATCAACGTCCAGATAGACGAGAACGTGAGGGGTTTCGACTGCTACGTGCTGCAGCCGACCTGCCGGCCGGTCAACGAGAACCTGATGGAGCTCCTCATCATGATAGATGCCCTGCGCCGGGCCTCGGCCGGGCGCATCACTGCGGTGATTCCCTACTTCGGTTACGCCCGGGCCGACAGAAAGACCGCGCCCCGCGTGCCCATCTCCTCCAAGCTCGTGGCCAATCTCATCACGACCTCCGGGGCCAACCGCGTCATCACCATGGATCTGCACGCCTCGCAGATCCAGGGCTTCTTCGACATCCCCGTGGATCATTTGTTCGCGGCCCCCGTTTTCCTCGACTACATCCGCAAGAAGAAGCTCGCCAGCCTCGTCATCGTCTCTCCGGACGTGGGAGGGGTGGAGAGGGCACGGGCATTCGCCAAGCGCTTGAACGCCCACCTCGTCATCATCGACAAGCGCCGGCCCCGGCCCAACGAGGCCTCGGTTTACAACATCATCGGGAACGTGAAGGGCAAGAATTGCGTCATCTTGGACGACATGGTGGACACGGGCGGCACCCTCACCAAGGTCGCTGGCAAGATACGGGAGGCCGGGGCCCTCAAGGTCTACGCGGCTTGCGTGCACGGAGTTCTCTCCGGCGCGGCCCGGGACTTGGTGGAGCAGTCGGCCTTGGAGGAGATGATCCTCACCGACTCCATTCCCGTCCACCACCTCGAGGGCGGCAAGATCAAGGTGTTGTCCATCGCCTCCCTCATGGGAGAGGCTATTTTGCGCAATCATCAGGGCAAGTCGATCAGCGCGCTGTTCGTGTAG
- the tsaE gene encoding tRNA (adenosine(37)-N6)-threonylcarbamoyltransferase complex ATPase subunit type 1 TsaE, producing the protein MRVFFKSTTPEETQALGLRLGRILAGLDLVCLYGDLGSGKTTFTSGLARGMGCRARVMSPTFGLMRLYQGKKWNLHHLDLYRVGSKETGDIGIEDCLSDPQGVCVIEWPEAGLAYYPADRLEIRFSHERGGRGRRLSLRSLGPRSSFLLKEFKKGLRVGRAARRLICSHTA; encoded by the coding sequence GTGCGAGTTTTTTTCAAGTCCACAACTCCGGAGGAAACTCAGGCCCTCGGCTTGCGCCTCGGCCGTATTCTTGCCGGACTCGACTTGGTCTGTCTCTACGGCGACCTCGGAAGCGGAAAGACCACCTTTACCTCGGGGCTGGCTCGGGGTATGGGCTGCAGAGCCAGAGTGATGAGCCCGACCTTCGGCCTCATGCGTCTTTATCAGGGGAAAAAATGGAACCTCCACCATCTGGATCTGTACCGGGTGGGTTCCAAGGAAACTGGAGACATCGGCATCGAGGATTGCTTGAGCGATCCTCAGGGGGTCTGCGTCATCGAGTGGCCCGAGGCTGGGCTGGCCTACTATCCGGCCGACAGGCTCGAGATCCGGTTCTCGCACGAGCGGGGAGGTAGGGGCCGCAGGCTTTCCCTGCGCTCGCTGGGGCCGCGCTCGAGCTTTCTCCTGAAGGAGTTTAAAAAAGGCCTTAGGGTAGGTCGTGCTGCCCGTCGACTTATTTGCAGTCATACTGCATAA
- a CDS encoding NAD(P)H-hydrate dehydratase: MTGTKEALIRRRPGDHKGVFGHVLIVAGSRGMAGAAGLAAQSALRSGAGLVTLAVPEGLQAGLAPRVLGAMTLGLPENAEGTLKPEAAGVMAEFCARKRLAVMLIGPGISLHPDTARFLLLALEKIRLPAVLDADALGLLAVQEAPGVRELLRRRGSPYVFTPHPGEMARCLGRGTEDVSRDRGKSARALVRRWGGVVVLKGRGTLITDGVKVHRNPTGGPGLAKGGSGDVLAGLIAGLWAQSLASGRFAEKGPFWPAALGCWLHGRAGDLAEKDLSAWAMTAEDVISYLPQAFRDLAKKEQSK, from the coding sequence ATGACTGGCACCAAAGAAGCGCTGATAAGGCGCAGGCCGGGCGACCATAAGGGGGTCTTCGGGCATGTCCTCATCGTGGCGGGGTCTCGGGGCATGGCGGGCGCGGCAGGGCTGGCGGCCCAGTCCGCGCTGCGATCCGGGGCGGGTCTTGTCACCTTGGCGGTGCCGGAAGGCCTTCAGGCGGGGCTTGCGCCGCGCGTTCTCGGCGCGATGACTTTGGGGCTTCCCGAAAACGCCGAGGGGACGCTGAAGCCCGAGGCCGCCGGGGTTATGGCTGAATTTTGCGCGCGCAAGCGCTTGGCGGTCATGCTGATCGGCCCGGGAATCTCGCTTCATCCCGACACGGCGCGGTTCCTGCTCCTCGCTCTCGAGAAAATCCGCCTTCCTGCGGTCTTGGACGCCGACGCCCTGGGACTTTTGGCGGTCCAGGAGGCCCCTGGCGTGCGCGAGCTCCTGCGCCGGCGCGGCAGCCCCTATGTCTTCACGCCACATCCAGGGGAAATGGCGCGCTGCCTCGGACGCGGGACCGAAGACGTGTCCCGGGACAGGGGAAAATCCGCGCGCGCGCTGGTTCGCCGGTGGGGCGGGGTCGTGGTGCTCAAGGGGCGCGGGACGCTGATTACGGACGGCGTGAAGGTCCATCGCAACCCTACCGGCGGGCCGGGCCTGGCCAAGGGCGGCTCGGGGGATGTTTTGGCCGGGCTCATCGCGGGGCTTTGGGCCCAGAGCCTGGCCTCGGGGCGCTTCGCTGAAAAAGGGCCGTTTTGGCCGGCGGCTCTGGGCTGCTGGCTGCATGGACGGGCCGGGGACTTGGCCGAGAAGGATCTTTCCGCCTGGGCCATGACGGCCGAGGACGTGATTTCCTACCTCCCCCAGGCCTTCCGGGATTTGGCCAAAAAAGAGCAGAGTAAATGA
- the rimI gene encoding ribosomal protein S18-alanine N-acetyltransferase encodes MKPSVRPARPQDIEALFEIEKRWPTTPGWSREQFQRELDFERSYFVVLELGGLVRGYAGLWILPPEAQVTTLAVAPEAAGQGLGRLLLGHLIELCRGRGLKKISLEASAKNERALRLYRGFGFRVVGRRAKFYNDGSDAILMDLALP; translated from the coding sequence ATGAAGCCAAGCGTTAGGCCGGCCAGGCCCCAGGACATCGAAGCCCTTTTCGAAATAGAGAAGCGCTGGCCCACCACGCCGGGCTGGAGCCGGGAGCAATTTCAGAGGGAGCTTGATTTCGAGCGTTCCTATTTCGTGGTCTTGGAGCTTGGCGGGCTGGTTCGGGGCTACGCCGGGCTCTGGATCCTGCCGCCAGAGGCCCAGGTCACGACCTTGGCCGTGGCGCCGGAGGCGGCCGGGCAAGGGCTCGGGCGTCTGCTCCTGGGCCATTTGATCGAGTTGTGCCGCGGCCGTGGCTTGAAGAAGATAAGTCTCGAGGCCAGTGCGAAGAACGAGCGGGCCTTGAGGTTGTACCGCGGGTTCGGCTTCAGGGTTGTGGGCCGCCGGGCAAAGTTCTATAATGACGGTTCCGACGCTATCCTAATGGACTTGGCCCTTCCTTGA
- the tsaB gene encoding tRNA (adenosine(37)-N6)-threonylcarbamoyltransferase complex dimerization subunit type 1 TsaB, with product MNVRNLLAINTTADALSLALKSGEDILTLERSCRLGQDEILIPSVEKILKKAGLVLKNLDAIAVASGPGRFTGIRVGMAYAAVAAAQMGIPAVAVSRLEAIAFKSCAERLCAVAPGFREEKFHQLFQRSGGVPLPAGEPAWLRRPEWEKSFRDLQKGGWVLVEFPIRARDLLEPALFHLSAKKLPKFEPLYLKPAGYEAKR from the coding sequence ATGAACGTTCGGAATCTTCTCGCCATAAATACGACGGCGGACGCCTTGAGTCTCGCGCTCAAGTCGGGGGAAGATATCTTGACTTTGGAGCGCTCCTGCCGTCTGGGCCAGGACGAGATACTGATCCCGAGCGTCGAAAAGATCCTCAAGAAAGCCGGGCTTGTGTTGAAGAATTTGGACGCCATCGCCGTCGCGAGCGGCCCCGGGCGATTCACGGGCATCCGCGTCGGGATGGCCTATGCCGCAGTGGCCGCGGCCCAAATGGGAATCCCGGCCGTGGCGGTTTCGCGCCTGGAGGCCATCGCCTTCAAATCCTGCGCGGAGCGCCTCTGCGCGGTCGCGCCGGGCTTTCGGGAGGAAAAATTCCACCAGCTTTTCCAGCGCTCAGGCGGCGTCCCGCTCCCCGCCGGGGAGCCCGCGTGGCTGCGCCGGCCAGAGTGGGAGAAGTCCTTCCGGGACCTCCAGAAGGGGGGATGGGTCCTGGTCGAGTTCCCGATCCGCGCCCGCGACCTTCTGGAGCCCGCCCTATTTCATCTTTCCGCCAAGAAGCTCCCCAAATTCGAGCCTCTCTACCTCAAGCCGGCCGGCTATGAAGCCAAGCGTTAG
- a CDS encoding tetratricopeptide repeat protein, with protein MKPKFVLLAAVMVLCRLPAGADQPSSEKAQAAQRQYLRAILLERRGEGAQALEAYDQALSLDPGSAYVARQAVELALELGDLGKAKPWARRALELEPRQAQSHLLMGKVAWAEGDLSSAQAYFEKALKLDPKSSDSIFSLGSLIAAKDPKKAKGLLETFLKQNPAQAPEAHFEIAKIELGVGRIPQAEEHLRTAISLDPDIDSIPMRYALAHAYEASKSTDSALAQYQAILKFEPQNVGLIDHVGQLYFLKGDWAQAKVRFEAAKALEPGDPLANHWLALEAERRGDYAQAISCVKASKALKDDSSLVLRLGYYLTQAGRLKEAVAELEQALARWPNNDQVAYFLALGLIDVKEESKAARMLGKVLELKPDFREARYQLGMLLERSGDVARAEQQFRILLESKPDDAFALNYLGYSLADRGLRLEEAEALVAQAARLEPQSGAYLDSLGWVHFKQGRLQQSLGELLQALEKLPQDENIWEHLGAVYSALGQKPSAWFTFKKAQLHGAARAGDRAEAIGKGFSPEELGGFYLDYLSRAQGGLSRLSALCAFEVRAGRKAFSYKGIITFSGGQDLSLDLLGPLYIPLFRIRAGRDSFSMDPLNLEGVRSEEVLDAASQTFDLMRDYLSGALFQERPARYHKGWRRREVETAGHVLVLDSAGARAVSVKPKEGRYELSLDEFDFVRGRLVPRRLTVRGQGLSMSLSWESANIEHESPMPR; from the coding sequence TTGAAACCCAAATTCGTGCTTCTGGCTGCCGTCATGGTCTTGTGCCGCCTTCCGGCCGGGGCGGACCAGCCTTCCTCCGAGAAGGCCCAGGCCGCGCAGCGGCAGTATCTGCGCGCGATCCTTTTGGAGAGGCGTGGCGAGGGAGCCCAAGCCCTCGAGGCCTATGACCAGGCTCTGTCTCTTGATCCGGGCTCGGCCTATGTCGCGCGCCAGGCCGTGGAGTTGGCCCTGGAACTGGGGGATCTCGGCAAGGCCAAACCCTGGGCCCGCAGGGCCCTAGAGCTCGAGCCGCGCCAGGCCCAGTCCCACCTACTGATGGGCAAGGTGGCTTGGGCGGAGGGTGACCTTTCATCGGCCCAGGCCTACTTCGAGAAGGCCCTGAAGCTCGATCCGAAATCCAGCGACTCCATTTTCTCCTTGGGCAGCCTCATCGCGGCCAAGGATCCCAAGAAGGCCAAGGGCCTGCTAGAGACCTTCCTCAAGCAGAATCCCGCCCAGGCCCCTGAGGCCCATTTCGAGATCGCCAAGATCGAGCTTGGGGTGGGGCGCATACCTCAAGCCGAGGAGCATTTGAGGACGGCCATCTCCCTCGATCCCGACATAGACTCGATCCCGATGCGCTATGCCTTGGCTCACGCCTATGAGGCGAGCAAGTCCACGGACTCGGCCTTGGCGCAGTACCAGGCAATTCTCAAGTTCGAGCCCCAGAACGTCGGCTTGATCGACCACGTGGGCCAGCTCTATTTCCTCAAGGGCGATTGGGCGCAGGCCAAGGTCCGCTTCGAGGCGGCCAAGGCCTTGGAGCCGGGAGATCCCCTGGCCAACCACTGGCTGGCCCTGGAGGCGGAGAGGCGCGGGGATTATGCCCAGGCGATTTCCTGCGTCAAGGCGAGCAAGGCCCTCAAGGATGACTCCTCCTTGGTCCTGAGGCTCGGCTATTACTTGACCCAGGCTGGGCGGCTCAAGGAGGCCGTGGCCGAGCTCGAGCAGGCCCTGGCCCGTTGGCCCAACAACGACCAGGTCGCGTATTTCCTGGCCCTGGGCCTCATTGACGTCAAGGAGGAGTCCAAGGCCGCGCGCATGCTCGGCAAGGTCTTGGAGCTCAAACCCGATTTCCGCGAGGCCCGCTACCAGTTGGGCATGCTTTTGGAGAGAAGCGGGGATGTGGCCCGGGCCGAGCAGCAGTTTAGGATATTGCTCGAGAGCAAGCCGGATGACGCTTTCGCGCTCAACTACCTGGGGTATTCCTTGGCCGACCGGGGCCTGCGCCTCGAGGAGGCCGAGGCCTTGGTGGCGCAAGCCGCGCGCTTGGAGCCCCAGAGCGGCGCGTATCTCGACTCCCTGGGATGGGTTCACTTCAAGCAGGGCCGCCTGCAGCAGTCCTTGGGGGAGCTTCTTCAGGCTTTGGAGAAGCTTCCCCAGGACGAGAATATCTGGGAGCATCTCGGGGCCGTCTATTCAGCCCTGGGGCAGAAGCCCTCTGCCTGGTTCACGTTCAAGAAGGCCCAGCTTCATGGGGCGGCCCGGGCCGGCGATAGGGCTGAAGCCATTGGGAAAGGCTTCAGCCCTGAAGAGCTGGGCGGTTTCTATTTGGATTATCTTTCCCGCGCCCAGGGCGGGCTGTCGAGGCTGAGCGCCCTCTGCGCTTTCGAGGTCCGGGCCGGGCGCAAGGCTTTTTCTTACAAGGGCATAATCACCTTCAGCGGCGGCCAGGACTTGTCCTTGGACCTCCTCGGCCCCCTCTACATCCCGCTTTTCCGCATTCGGGCGGGTCGCGACAGCTTCTCCATGGATCCCCTGAACCTCGAGGGGGTGAGGTCCGAGGAAGTCCTGGACGCGGCTTCCCAGACCTTCGACCTGATGCGCGATTATCTTTCCGGGGCCTTATTCCAGGAGCGGCCGGCGCGCTACCATAAGGGCTGGAGAAGGCGCGAGGTCGAGACCGCGGGCCATGTCCTGGTCTTGGATTCAGCGGGGGCGCGCGCGGTCTCGGTCAAGCCCAAAGAGGGGCGCTACGAGCTGTCCCTGGACGAGTTCGATTTCGTGAGGGGCCGCCTGGTGCCGCGCCGCCTGACCGTGCGCGGCCAGGGTCTTTCCATGAGCCTCTCTTGGGAAAGTGCCAATATCGAACATGAAAGTCCAATGCCCCGCTAA
- the glmU gene encoding bifunctional UDP-N-acetylglucosamine diphosphorylase/glucosamine-1-phosphate N-acetyltransferase GlmU, with the protein MSQPLKNAKSLAVLVLAAGEGTRMESTIPKVLHQVGGRPMLFYVLRVANALKPTAIGVVVGHEAERVKVAVAEISKDTGIHRPISFIHQKKALGSGNAVLEAVGFLRKFKTIVVLCGDTPLLTYESLYGLVRSHEEQKGQVTLLTAKLASPKGYGRVVRGPLGDVQRIVEESVASHKELGISEVNSGAYCFELDSLLAGIKLIGPKGPKKEHFLTDIMELIRGKGGKINAYLSQTSEEVLGVNSRVQLAQAERVMNRRLLERLMLSGVTVLDPASTHVDADVEVGQDTIIHPFTILQGKTRIGKHCRVGPFCYIEHAQIGNESEIRLSQLVNCRILEKTTVGPYSNIRPDSVVGPRARIGNFTEIKASRVGFGSKVNHLSYIGDAEIHEDVNIGAGTITCNYDGKLKHKTTIAAKAFVGSNVNLVAPVKVGRGARIGAGSTITEDVPDAALAIARARQVNKT; encoded by the coding sequence ATGAGCCAGCCACTGAAAAACGCCAAATCTCTCGCCGTCTTGGTTCTCGCCGCCGGGGAGGGGACCCGCATGGAGTCCACCATACCCAAGGTCCTGCACCAGGTCGGCGGCCGCCCCATGCTTTTCTACGTCCTGCGCGTGGCCAACGCCTTGAAGCCCACGGCGATCGGCGTCGTGGTCGGGCATGAGGCCGAGCGGGTCAAGGTCGCCGTCGCCGAGATATCCAAGGACACCGGAATACACCGCCCCATCTCCTTCATCCATCAAAAGAAAGCCCTGGGCAGCGGCAACGCCGTGCTCGAGGCGGTCGGCTTTCTCAGGAAATTCAAGACCATAGTGGTCCTGTGCGGCGACACTCCCCTTTTGACCTACGAGAGCCTCTATGGCCTGGTGCGCAGCCATGAGGAGCAGAAAGGCCAGGTCACCTTGCTCACGGCCAAGCTCGCCAGCCCCAAGGGCTACGGCCGCGTGGTGCGAGGGCCCTTGGGAGACGTCCAGCGCATCGTCGAGGAATCCGTGGCCAGCCACAAGGAGCTCGGCATCAGCGAGGTCAACTCCGGTGCCTACTGCTTCGAGCTCGATTCCCTCTTGGCGGGGATCAAGCTCATCGGGCCCAAGGGCCCCAAGAAGGAGCATTTCCTGACCGACATCATGGAGCTCATCCGCGGCAAGGGCGGCAAGATCAACGCCTACTTGAGCCAGACCTCCGAGGAGGTCCTGGGGGTCAACAGCCGCGTCCAGCTGGCCCAGGCAGAGAGGGTCATGAACCGCAGGCTCCTGGAGCGCTTGATGCTTTCCGGAGTGACCGTGCTCGACCCTGCCTCCACCCACGTCGATGCCGACGTGGAGGTGGGCCAGGATACCATCATTCATCCCTTCACCATCCTCCAGGGCAAGACCAGGATCGGCAAGCACTGCCGCGTGGGTCCTTTCTGCTACATCGAGCACGCGCAGATCGGCAACGAAAGCGAGATTCGCCTTTCCCAGCTGGTCAATTGCCGCATTCTCGAGAAGACCACGGTCGGCCCCTACAGCAACATCCGGCCGGACTCCGTGGTGGGCCCTCGCGCCCGGATCGGGAACTTCACCGAGATCAAGGCCTCTCGGGTGGGCTTCGGCTCCAAGGTCAACCATCTGAGCTACATCGGCGACGCCGAGATACACGAGGACGTCAACATCGGCGCCGGAACCATCACCTGCAATTATGACGGCAAGCTCAAGCACAAGACCACCATAGCGGCCAAGGCTTTCGTGGGCTCCAACGTGAACCTGGTGGCCCCGGTCAAGGTGGGGCGCGGCGCCCGGATCGGGGCCGGCTCCACCATAACGGAGGACGTCCCGGACGCGGCCCTGGCTATCGCCCGGGCCCGCCAGGTCAACAAGACTTAG
- a CDS encoding N-acetyltransferase, with amino-acid sequence MGRIRLATKLDAQQIRAIYAPIVIKTAISFEVSPPSAAEMKRRISTILPQYPWLVEEEAGKIRGYAYASRHRDRAAYQWAVDLAVYVREGCRGIGIGRRLYVELFKILRAQGLYAAYAGLALPNPANVALHESMGMRPVGIYDSVGYKLGRWHDVGWWQLSLQDRRAAPRPPRMLSKLTM; translated from the coding sequence ATGGGCCGCATACGGCTTGCAACCAAGTTGGACGCTCAGCAAATTCGCGCCATTTACGCGCCGATAGTCATCAAGACGGCGATATCCTTCGAAGTGTCTCCGCCATCGGCGGCGGAAATGAAGCGGCGAATTTCCACTATCCTTCCTCAGTATCCATGGCTTGTCGAAGAGGAAGCCGGGAAAATTCGTGGCTATGCCTATGCCAGTCGCCATCGCGACCGCGCGGCCTATCAATGGGCCGTGGACTTGGCCGTTTATGTGCGGGAGGGCTGTCGCGGTATCGGCATAGGCCGCCGGCTTTACGTTGAGTTGTTCAAAATTCTGAGAGCGCAGGGGTTGTACGCGGCGTATGCCGGCCTCGCTCTTCCTAACCCCGCCAACGTGGCTCTCCATGAATCCATGGGGATGCGGCCCGTCGGAATCTATGACTCGGTCGGCTATAAATTGGGCCGATGGCACGACGTCGGCTGGTGGCAGCTGTCCCTCCAGGACCGGCGGGCGGCGCCGCGGCCTCCCAGGATGTTAAGTAAGTTAACAATGTAA
- the acpS gene encoding holo-ACP synthase: MGVDIVEIERIRKLARRTPRFLTRVFTREEISYCRAKKNPWQHFAVRFAAKEAVWKALGTDGVSLKDISVDRDARGKPGVLIKGKPARGFKLSLSHSEHYALAAAIKTR, translated from the coding sequence CTGGGCGTGGATATCGTAGAGATCGAGCGCATACGCAAGCTTGCCCGCCGCACGCCGAGATTCCTGACCCGCGTTTTTACGCGCGAGGAAATCTCCTATTGCCGGGCCAAGAAAAATCCCTGGCAGCACTTCGCCGTGCGCTTCGCGGCCAAGGAGGCGGTCTGGAAGGCCTTGGGAACGGACGGGGTGAGCCTCAAGGACATTTCCGTGGACCGCGACGCCCGCGGCAAGCCGGGGGTTCTCATCAAGGGCAAGCCCGCCCGGGGCTTTAAGCTCTCTCTTTCCCATAGCGAACATTACGCCCTCGCCGCCGCCATAAAGACAAGATAG